One segment of Vibrio gazogenes DNA contains the following:
- the rpmC gene encoding 50S ribosomal protein L29 produces MKAQDLREKSAEELNAELLNLLREQFNLRMQAATGQLQQTHTLKAVRRDIARVKTVLTEKAGA; encoded by the coding sequence ATGAAAGCACAAGATCTACGCGAAAAGAGCGCTGAAGAGCTGAATGCAGAGCTATTGAATTTGCTACGTGAACAGTTCAACTTGCGTATGCAAGCTGCGACTGGTCAACTGCAGCAGACTCATACTCTGAAAGCTGTACGCCGTGATATCGCACGTGTGAAAACTGTTTTGACTGAGAAGGCAGGCGCATAA
- the rpsQ gene encoding 30S ribosomal protein S17 → MSDKIRTQLGRVVSDKMDKSIVVVIERFVKHPIYGKFVKRTTKIHAHDENNECGQGDTVEIRECRPLSKTKSWTLVKVVEKAKV, encoded by the coding sequence ATGAGCGACAAAATTCGTACTCAACTCGGTCGTGTTGTTAGTGACAAGATGGATAAGTCTATCGTTGTTGTTATCGAACGTTTCGTAAAACATCCGATTTACGGTAAGTTCGTTAAACGCACGACTAAAATTCACGCACATGATGAAAACAACGAGTGTGGCCAAGGCGATACCGTTGAAATTCGTGAGTGTCGTCCATTGTCTAAGACTAAGTCTTGGACTTTGGTGAAAGTGGTAGAAAAAGCAAAAGTTTAA